One window of Candidatus Zixiibacteriota bacterium genomic DNA carries:
- the hemB gene encoding porphobilinogen synthase, producing MERSFRPRRLRHNPLIRDLVAETPLNLKGMIQPYFVTDGSGVREEIAGMPNIHRESVDRLVETIAADLNLGINKIMLFGVTERKDQLASTAWDEKNPVIRACKELKQRFAESLFISADVCLCAYTDTGHCGITIDGEIDNDKSVAILSRMAVALAKAGCDCVGPSDMMDGRIAAIRLALEKEGHSNELILAYTAKYASTYYGPFREAAHSAPGKGDRKGYQMDFRNRREALKELELDEAEGADIVMVKPALAYLDIIADFAANTSLPIAAYNVSGEYTAVKLMAQAGMADEKTMTLENLTAITRAGASIILTYHLRDILKHGWHL from the coding sequence GTGGAGCGTTCCTTTCGTCCCCGCCGCCTGCGGCACAATCCGTTAATTCGCGACCTGGTCGCCGAGACGCCGCTCAATCTCAAGGGGATGATTCAGCCCTATTTCGTCACCGACGGCTCCGGCGTGCGGGAAGAGATTGCCGGGATGCCGAACATCCACCGCGAGTCGGTTGACCGCCTGGTCGAGACGATTGCTGCCGACCTGAATCTCGGCATCAACAAGATCATGCTGTTCGGCGTGACCGAGCGCAAGGATCAGTTGGCCTCGACGGCCTGGGATGAAAAGAATCCCGTGATCCGCGCCTGCAAGGAACTCAAGCAAAGATTCGCCGAGTCGCTGTTCATCAGCGCCGATGTTTGTCTCTGCGCCTATACCGACACCGGCCACTGCGGCATCACGATCGACGGCGAGATTGACAACGACAAATCGGTGGCGATCCTGTCGCGTATGGCGGTGGCACTGGCGAAGGCCGGTTGCGACTGCGTCGGGCCCTCCGACATGATGGACGGGCGCATCGCGGCGATCCGGCTGGCGCTGGAGAAGGAAGGGCATTCCAACGAATTGATTCTCGCGTACACGGCGAAGTATGCGTCGACCTATTACGGGCCGTTCCGCGAAGCCGCGCATTCGGCGCCGGGCAAGGGCGACCGCAAGGGTTACCAGATGGATTTCCGCAATCGCCGCGAAGCGCTCAAGGAACTGGAACTGGATGAAGCGGAGGGCGCGGATATCGTGATGGTCAAGCCGGCGCTGGCGTATCTGGATATCATTGCCGACTTCGCCGCCAACACGAGCCTGCCGATCGCGGCCTACAACGTTTCCGGCGAATACACCGCCGTCAAGCTGATGGCGCAGGCGGGAATGGCCGACGAAAAGACGATGACGCTGGAAAATCTGACGGCGATTACGCGCGCGGGCGCCTCGATTATACTGACCTATCATCTCAGGGACATCCTTAAACATGGCTGGCATCTCTAA
- the hemG gene encoding protoporphyrinogen oxidase, which translates to MAKVDVLIAGGGISGLATLHLLRRNKPQLTVRLLEADIRLGGTIGTDQIDGYSFDWGPNGFLDREPLTLQLCDELGLKERLERANESVNARFILRGGRLRPVPMSPPKFLMSSILSWRGKFRLALEPWAKPRPDGVDESVYDFVARRIGQEAADYLVQPMVSGVYGGVAKRLSLQSCFPIMREMEDQYGSLIKALFAKARAARASGKKAGGPGGPGGWLTSFFGGLYPVIERFAELYSDQITCGVGVKSVRRDNGELRVELSDGAVETCRHLVLATPSYAAAQIVGELSQPLAEALGKIPYAPIAVVCLGYDAAQVRNSVDGFGFLVPQKEQRRILGAIWTSSIFAKRAPAGKIQFRTMVGGDGDHESIKLTDDELLNVTSSDLGEIMRITGAPETIKIYRWQYGIPQYRVGHRAIMDVVERELAALPQLHLASNAYYGIGLNDCVKQAHRVVEKIS; encoded by the coding sequence ATGGCCAAAGTTGACGTCCTCATCGCGGGCGGCGGCATCTCCGGCCTGGCAACACTGCATCTTCTGCGCCGCAACAAGCCGCAGTTGACCGTGCGTCTGCTTGAGGCGGACATCCGCCTTGGGGGGACGATCGGCACCGATCAGATCGACGGCTACAGCTTCGACTGGGGGCCCAACGGATTTCTTGATCGCGAGCCACTGACGCTGCAGTTGTGCGACGAGCTGGGATTGAAGGAGCGGCTCGAGCGCGCGAATGAGAGCGTGAATGCGCGTTTCATTTTGCGCGGCGGACGATTGCGGCCGGTGCCGATGTCGCCGCCGAAGTTCCTGATGAGCAGCATCCTCAGTTGGCGGGGCAAATTCCGGTTGGCGCTCGAACCGTGGGCCAAACCGCGACCCGACGGCGTTGATGAATCGGTGTACGACTTTGTCGCGCGGCGCATCGGGCAGGAGGCGGCTGATTATCTGGTGCAGCCGATGGTCTCCGGCGTTTACGGCGGTGTCGCCAAGCGATTGTCGCTGCAGTCATGTTTCCCGATCATGCGCGAGATGGAGGATCAATACGGTTCGCTGATCAAGGCGCTGTTTGCGAAGGCGCGGGCGGCGCGCGCTTCGGGAAAGAAAGCGGGCGGCCCGGGTGGGCCGGGCGGCTGGCTGACGTCGTTTTTCGGTGGACTGTATCCAGTCATCGAACGCTTTGCCGAGTTGTACAGCGATCAGATCACCTGCGGCGTCGGTGTCAAGTCGGTGCGGCGCGACAACGGCGAGCTGCGCGTGGAACTCAGCGACGGTGCTGTCGAGACGTGTCGGCATCTGGTGCTGGCGACGCCGTCCTATGCCGCGGCGCAGATCGTCGGCGAACTGTCACAGCCGCTGGCGGAAGCGCTCGGCAAGATCCCCTACGCGCCGATCGCGGTGGTTTGTCTCGGATATGATGCAGCGCAGGTGCGAAATTCGGTCGACGGGTTCGGATTCTTGGTGCCGCAGAAGGAGCAGCGCCGGATTCTCGGCGCGATCTGGACGTCGTCGATTTTCGCCAAGCGCGCGCCCGCGGGCAAGATTCAGTTCCGCACGATGGTCGGCGGCGACGGCGACCATGAATCGATCAAGCTGACTGACGACGAACTGCTAAACGTGACGAGCTCTGATCTGGGCGAGATCATGCGCATCACCGGTGCGCCGGAGACGATCAAGATTTATCGCTGGCAGTACGGCATCCCGCAATACCGCGTGGGGCATCGCGCGATCATGGATGTCGTGGAGCGGGAGCTGGCGGCGCTGCCGCAGTTGCATCTGGCCAGCAACGCCTACTACGGCATCGGCCTCAATGATTGCGTCAAGCAGGCGCATCGCGTCGTCGAGAAGATCTCTTAG
- a CDS encoding NADPH-dependent oxidoreductase, protein MTNDIFSLLKSHRSIRRYKPDPVPEELLQRILDAARQAPTSSNLQSYSIIVVTDQAKKTQLAEYCGKQAWVAQCPVFLALCPDLRRLERVCQLRGYKFSDRYIEMLLVATVDTALVAQNIVVAAEASGLGICLIGAIRNNPAPVSTLLRLPERVFPLVGMCLGYPDQQPMVKPRLPEPVVIHREEYNDAGLEALLAEYDRTIKATGLYDGPNRIIAAPDGRETPAADYSWTEHTARRAATTNPASLRVHMREFLAERKIGLE, encoded by the coding sequence ATGACCAACGACATCTTCTCCCTGCTGAAATCGCACCGCTCGATCCGGCGCTACAAACCCGATCCGGTGCCGGAGGAACTGCTGCAGCGCATCCTCGATGCCGCCCGGCAAGCGCCGACCTCCTCCAATCTACAATCCTACTCGATCATCGTCGTCACCGACCAGGCGAAGAAAACCCAGCTGGCCGAGTACTGCGGCAAACAGGCCTGGGTCGCGCAATGCCCGGTGTTTCTCGCGCTTTGTCCCGATCTGCGCCGCCTTGAGCGCGTCTGCCAATTGCGCGGCTACAAATTCAGCGACCGTTACATCGAGATGCTGCTCGTGGCGACGGTCGACACCGCGCTCGTGGCGCAGAATATCGTCGTCGCGGCGGAGGCCTCCGGTCTCGGCATCTGCCTGATCGGCGCAATCCGCAACAATCCCGCACCGGTCAGCACGTTGCTCAGACTCCCCGAGCGCGTGTTCCCGCTGGTCGGCATGTGCCTCGGCTACCCCGATCAACAACCGATGGTCAAGCCGCGGCTGCCGGAGCCAGTTGTCATCCACCGCGAGGAATACAACGACGCCGGCCTCGAAGCGCTGCTGGCCGAATACGACCGCACGATCAAGGCCACCGGGCTGTACGACGGCCCCAACCGCATCATCGCCGCGCCCGACGGCCGCGAAACCCCTGCTGCGGACTATAGCTGGACCGAACACACCGCCCGCCGCGCCGCCACCACCAATCCGGCATCATTGCGGGTACACATGAGGGAATTTCTGGCAGAGCGAAAGATCGGTTTAGAGTAG
- a CDS encoding von Willebrand factor type A domain-containing protein: protein MKRFLLTAAIAALWLLAVVASQVLSGETGKIRGKIINLKTKAPIPFAVVQIDSTTMGAQADVNGEYLIINVPPGKYRICARFVGYATTCVSELTVTANATTTQDFSLNESVVETQAQIVTAERDLLKLAETANLRQITPEEIKNMPVQTVQDVLKAQAGVVDGKNEAHKRGGKDLVYYLPPPSIAIGGCYGPAHGGTTPPNGEDVDAMFFKAYGVNPFIDTEDDHLSTFAIDCDNASYTMARAYLNDGNLPPEEAIRVEEFVNNFKYNYRFPHKRAFDVDMESAPSRFGKNYQLLKIGIVGKKIDPAHRLDANLVFVVDVSGSMDRENRLGLVRRSLRMLVDQLTPRDRVGIVVYGSNAWVVLEPTSIKNSEEIINAIERLYPSGSTYAEAGIKLGYQMADRMFERGKINRVILCSDGVANVGQTGAEEILKSIKQYADKGITLSSIGFGMGNYNDVLLEKLGDKGNGHYAYVDTWEDARRVFLENLTGTLQVIARDVKIQVDFNPQVVERYRLLGYENRDVADEKFRDDKEDGGEIGSGHTVTALYEIKLKNEAPRGEIGTIFVRYKDPDNFGVSEIAELIDRGIFQTSFDHASVDFRLAAAAAEFAEIMRGSYWAKGSNLGDVLAVVRALDRDRSEDRWRDDEGRTEEYQPRNDDQLIEFMDMIAKADRLRQERERRLSPEPFGMQGE from the coding sequence ATGAAACGCTTCCTTTTGACCGCTGCAATCGCAGCCCTCTGGCTACTGGCGGTGGTAGCCTCCCAGGTCCTGTCGGGCGAAACCGGCAAAATCCGCGGCAAGATCATCAACCTCAAGACCAAGGCGCCGATTCCGTTTGCCGTCGTGCAGATCGACTCCACCACGATGGGCGCGCAGGCGGATGTCAACGGCGAGTATCTGATCATCAACGTCCCGCCGGGCAAGTATCGCATCTGCGCCCGATTCGTCGGCTATGCCACAACCTGCGTGTCCGAACTGACGGTCACGGCGAACGCCACGACCACGCAGGATTTCAGCCTCAACGAGTCGGTGGTTGAGACCCAAGCTCAGATCGTCACGGCCGAGCGCGATCTGCTCAAACTGGCGGAAACCGCCAATCTGCGGCAGATCACTCCGGAAGAGATCAAGAACATGCCGGTGCAGACGGTTCAGGATGTGTTGAAGGCGCAAGCAGGAGTGGTTGACGGCAAGAATGAAGCCCACAAACGCGGCGGCAAAGACCTGGTGTACTACCTCCCGCCGCCGTCGATCGCGATCGGCGGCTGCTACGGGCCGGCGCACGGTGGTACCACGCCCCCCAACGGCGAGGATGTCGATGCGATGTTCTTCAAGGCGTACGGCGTCAATCCGTTTATCGATACCGAGGACGATCATCTCTCGACGTTTGCGATCGACTGCGACAACGCATCCTACACGATGGCGCGCGCCTATCTCAACGACGGCAACCTGCCGCCGGAGGAAGCGATTCGCGTCGAGGAATTCGTGAACAATTTCAAGTACAATTATCGCTTCCCGCACAAACGCGCGTTTGACGTTGACATGGAATCCGCGCCGTCGCGCTTCGGCAAGAACTATCAGCTTCTGAAAATCGGTATCGTCGGCAAGAAGATCGATCCGGCGCATCGTCTTGACGCCAATCTCGTATTCGTCGTCGATGTCTCCGGCTCCATGGATCGCGAAAACCGTCTCGGCCTGGTGCGCCGCAGTCTGCGGATGCTGGTCGACCAGTTGACGCCGCGCGACCGGGTCGGCATCGTGGTGTACGGATCGAATGCCTGGGTCGTGCTGGAACCGACCTCAATCAAGAATTCAGAAGAGATCATCAACGCGATCGAGAGACTCTATCCCAGCGGCTCAACTTATGCTGAAGCCGGGATCAAGCTCGGGTATCAGATGGCGGACCGGATGTTCGAGCGGGGCAAGATCAACCGCGTGATCCTGTGCTCGGACGGCGTCGCCAACGTCGGCCAGACCGGCGCCGAGGAGATTCTCAAGTCGATCAAGCAGTATGCGGACAAGGGGATCACGCTCTCGTCGATCGGATTCGGCATGGGCAACTATAACGACGTCCTGCTGGAGAAGCTGGGCGACAAGGGCAACGGCCACTACGCCTACGTCGATACCTGGGAGGATGCGCGCCGGGTGTTTCTGGAGAATCTGACCGGCACGTTGCAGGTGATCGCGCGCGACGTGAAGATCCAGGTCGATTTCAATCCACAGGTGGTTGAGCGCTATCGTCTGCTCGGCTACGAGAACCGTGACGTCGCCGATGAGAAGTTCCGCGACGATAAGGAAGATGGCGGCGAAATCGGGTCCGGCCATACCGTGACTGCGCTCTATGAGATCAAGCTCAAGAACGAAGCTCCGCGCGGTGAGATCGGCACGATCTTCGTGCGCTACAAGGATCCGGACAACTTCGGTGTTTCCGAAATCGCCGAGCTGATCGACCGCGGCATCTTCCAGACCTCGTTCGATCATGCGTCCGTCGATTTCCGGCTGGCGGCCGCGGCAGCGGAGTTCGCCGAGATCATGCGCGGGTCGTACTGGGCCAAGGGGAGCAACCTGGGCGATGTGCTGGCAGTGGTGCGCGCGCTGGATCGCGACCGGAGTGAAGATCGCTGGCGCGACGACGAGGGCAGGACCGAAGAGTACCAGCCGCGCAACGACGATCAGTTGATTGAATTCATGGATATGATTGCCAAGGCGGATCGGCTGCGGCAGGAGCGCGAACGCCGCCTGTCGCCGGAGCCGTTCGGCATGCAAGGTGAATAA
- the hemL gene encoding glutamate-1-semialdehyde 2,1-aminomutase, whose translation MAGISKVVFDHQKSRRLMELSAEVIPGGVNSPVRAFRSVSGTPRFIAKGDGAFLYDVDGNKYLDFCNSWGPLILGHGDPDVVAAVKAQVEKGMTFGASTELEYELAAFIVKTVEAVEKIRFVSSGTEAVMSAIRVARGFTKRDLILKFEGCYHGHSDHLLVKAGSGLVTFGQPSSAGVPEAITSQTAVLPLDDEDALQEFFAQHGDELAAVIVEGIPANNGLLIQRHDYIRLLRALTEKHGALLIFDEVITGFRLGMGGAAAYYGIRPDLVTYGKIIGGGMPVGAFGGRAEIMEMLSPLGPVYQAGTLSGNPVAMVAGLTTLKKLADGRIHERLEAMNRRFVTQLTSHLRDSQVTVAGVASIYWIVFQPDLPRAAHQISSDGISHFNRLHHPILQQGIYLPPSGYEVCFISAAHTDELLAQAADILGTAIQREAHTWA comes from the coding sequence ATGGCTGGCATCTCTAAGGTCGTTTTCGACCACCAAAAGTCGCGCCGCCTGATGGAACTTTCCGCGGAAGTGATTCCGGGCGGCGTCAATTCGCCGGTGCGCGCGTTCCGTTCCGTCAGCGGCACGCCGCGATTCATCGCCAAGGGCGACGGCGCGTTTCTCTACGACGTCGACGGCAACAAGTATCTCGACTTCTGTAATTCCTGGGGGCCGTTGATTCTCGGCCACGGCGATCCGGACGTGGTCGCCGCGGTGAAGGCGCAGGTCGAGAAAGGAATGACCTTCGGCGCCTCGACCGAGCTGGAATACGAGCTGGCGGCGTTCATCGTGAAGACGGTGGAGGCGGTCGAGAAGATCCGCTTCGTCTCCTCCGGGACGGAAGCAGTGATGTCGGCGATCCGGGTGGCGCGTGGATTTACCAAGCGCGATCTGATTTTGAAGTTCGAGGGCTGCTATCACGGCCACAGCGATCATCTGCTGGTCAAGGCCGGTTCGGGGCTGGTGACGTTCGGGCAGCCGTCTTCCGCGGGAGTGCCGGAGGCGATCACGAGTCAGACGGCAGTGTTGCCGCTCGACGATGAGGACGCCCTGCAGGAATTCTTCGCCCAGCACGGCGATGAACTCGCCGCGGTGATCGTCGAGGGCATTCCGGCCAACAACGGCCTGCTGATTCAGCGCCACGATTATATTCGTTTGCTGCGCGCGCTGACGGAGAAGCACGGCGCGCTACTGATCTTCGACGAGGTCATCACCGGCTTCCGACTCGGCATGGGCGGTGCCGCGGCGTACTACGGCATTCGCCCCGACCTGGTCACCTACGGCAAGATCATCGGCGGCGGGATGCCGGTGGGCGCGTTCGGCGGGCGGGCGGAGATTATGGAGATGCTCTCGCCGCTGGGACCGGTCTACCAGGCGGGCACGCTGTCGGGCAACCCGGTGGCGATGGTCGCGGGACTGACGACGCTCAAGAAGCTGGCCGATGGCAGAATTCACGAGCGGTTGGAAGCGATGAATCGCCGCTTCGTAACGCAATTGACGTCCCATCTGCGCGACAGCCAGGTCACGGTCGCGGGGGTCGCCTCGATCTACTGGATTGTGTTCCAACCCGACTTGCCGCGCGCGGCGCATCAGATTTCCAGCGACGGCATCAGTCATTTCAACCGCCTGCATCATCCGATTTTACAGCAAGGGATTTATCTGCCGCCCTCGGGGTACGAAGTCTGCTTCATTTCAGCGGCGCACACCGACGAGCTGCTGGCGCAGGCCGCCGACATCCTCGGCACGGCGATTCAGCGCGAGGCGCATACGTGGGCGTAG
- the hemN gene encoding oxygen-independent coproporphyrinogen III oxidase — protein MTTASEYTRVPIELLRKYDRPGPRYTSYPTVPVWSNEVGVAQYREALQAASAQVNTPLALYCHIPFCRKRCYYCGCNTVVTQHRERVDSYVANITAEIKNTAALLGARRQVSQLHLGGGTPTFLDCRGMEIVFSAVAAHFEFAPGCEKSIEVDPRVTTDEQLEFLAKSGFNRISIGTQDFDPNVQEAIGRIQSFAAVEHIITQSRALGFRGINLDLIYGLPKQTVASFAETIRQALTLRPDRVAMYSFAYLPQSMPHQSVIHASDLPVTEVKYQLFATAVEEFTKAGYRQIGIDHFALPEDELSLAQQDGRLHRNFMGYTVQSAPEMIGFGMSAIGYVNNAFFQNTSKLDSYEKALAEHGFAVYRGLNLTRDDLIRQYVISQLMCNFRLHYLALEELLQVHYQDYFATEHQRLEPFVGDGLMTHDECGLQITPVGRTFVRNIAMTFDAYLDENGESKGVRFSRTI, from the coding sequence ATGACAACCGCTTCTGAGTATACCCGCGTTCCGATCGAGCTGCTGCGCAAATATGACCGTCCCGGACCCCGCTACACCAGCTATCCGACGGTGCCGGTGTGGAGCAACGAGGTCGGGGTGGCGCAATATCGAGAGGCGCTGCAAGCGGCATCGGCGCAGGTGAACACGCCGCTGGCACTCTATTGCCACATTCCGTTTTGTCGCAAGCGCTGTTACTACTGCGGCTGCAATACCGTGGTAACCCAGCATCGCGAGCGGGTGGACAGCTACGTCGCCAACATTACGGCCGAGATTAAGAACACGGCAGCATTGCTCGGTGCGCGCCGACAGGTGAGCCAGTTGCATCTGGGCGGCGGGACGCCGACGTTTCTCGATTGTCGCGGAATGGAAATCGTCTTCAGCGCGGTTGCGGCGCATTTTGAGTTTGCGCCGGGATGCGAGAAGTCGATCGAAGTTGACCCGCGCGTCACGACCGACGAACAACTGGAGTTTCTCGCCAAGTCGGGCTTCAACCGCATCTCGATCGGCACGCAGGACTTTGACCCGAATGTGCAGGAGGCGATCGGGCGGATTCAGTCGTTTGCGGCGGTAGAACACATCATCACCCAGAGCCGCGCGCTGGGGTTTCGCGGTATTAATCTTGATTTGATCTACGGTCTGCCGAAGCAGACGGTCGCATCGTTCGCGGAGACGATCCGGCAGGCGCTGACCTTGCGCCCCGATCGGGTGGCGATGTATTCGTTCGCGTATTTGCCGCAGAGCATGCCGCATCAGTCGGTGATCCATGCGAGTGATCTGCCGGTGACGGAAGTGAAGTATCAGCTATTTGCGACCGCGGTCGAGGAGTTCACCAAAGCGGGGTATCGCCAGATCGGGATAGATCATTTCGCGCTGCCGGAGGACGAGCTGTCGCTGGCGCAGCAGGACGGGCGGCTGCACCGCAATTTCATGGGCTATACGGTGCAGAGCGCGCCGGAGATGATTGGTTTCGGCATGTCGGCGATCGGGTATGTCAATAATGCGTTTTTCCAGAACACTTCCAAGCTGGACAGCTACGAGAAGGCGCTCGCCGAACACGGCTTCGCGGTGTATCGCGGCCTGAACCTGACGCGCGACGATTTGATCCGGCAATATGTCATCAGTCAACTGATGTGCAATTTTCGATTGCATTACCTGGCACTGGAGGAACTGCTTCAGGTTCACTACCAGGACTACTTTGCGACCGAACATCAGCGGCTGGAGCCGTTCGTCGGCGACGGGTTGATGACACACGATGAGTGCGGTTTGCAGATCACGCCGGTGGGCCGCACGTTCGTGCGCAACATCGCGATGACCTTCGACGCCTATCTCGACGAGAACGGCGAATCGAAGGGCGTGCGTTTTTCGCGGACGATTTGA
- a CDS encoding uroporphyrinogen-III synthase → LPLMEIVPLPFEWPRGLDIKDIDWVFFTSAQGVASFFLRLSELDLVLSDKTRFAVVGARTDTSLKKWEKEASFQPSDSYGQTLFTEFIQHYPENRQVVMYARARDVEYDPAPLFFGRGYKYYSVPCYESVERNIDPKVISKIKRNDAILFTAPSMVRAYQRQFGNPQARLLAIGNTTAAEMERQRWRNIVVLKQADVNSVLEYL, encoded by the coding sequence GTTGCCGCTGATGGAGATCGTGCCGTTGCCGTTCGAGTGGCCGCGCGGTCTCGATATCAAGGACATCGACTGGGTATTCTTCACCAGCGCGCAGGGAGTGGCCTCGTTCTTCCTGCGGCTTTCCGAGCTGGACCTGGTGCTGTCCGACAAGACGCGGTTTGCGGTCGTCGGCGCGCGCACCGATACGTCGCTGAAGAAGTGGGAGAAGGAAGCCTCGTTCCAGCCCTCCGATTCTTACGGCCAAACGTTGTTTACCGAATTCATCCAGCATTATCCCGAGAACAGACAGGTGGTTATGTACGCGCGGGCGCGCGACGTCGAGTACGACCCGGCGCCGCTGTTTTTCGGCCGCGGCTATAAGTATTATTCCGTGCCGTGTTACGAATCGGTGGAACGCAACATTGATCCCAAAGTGATTTCGAAAATCAAGCGCAACGACGCGATATTGTTTACCGCCCCGTCGATGGTGCGCGCCTACCAGCGGCAGTTCGGCAATCCGCAGGCGCGGCTGCTGGCGATCGGCAACACCACCGCGGCCGAGATGGAGCGCCAGCGCTGGCGCAATATCGTCGTGTTGAAGCAAGCGGACGTGAACTCCGTGCTGGAGTATCTGTAG
- a CDS encoding uroporphyrinogen decarboxylase: MGVADSPFIKACYGRNDGAIPVWIMRQAGRYLPEYRQVRSKVSFQELCRSPRLIAEVVRQPVERFGLDAAILFSDILTMLEPMGAKVSFPDGGPVIGQPISMPEDVERLHACDVRRDLAFVLAGIDEIKQRLPQTPLIGFAGSPFTLFCYLVEGKGSKTFDKAKIFLQRYPEAAKRLIDLLTESVANYLNEQVSAGADAVQLFDSWGGILAHDDYRRWSAAPAERIFATLRSRQVPRIFFVNNVAPYLDLVREINCEVIGVDYRIDLATAATALAGKSVQGNLDPTVLFSGPEVVAARTQDILRSLTRHDNLIFNLGHGILPETPLASVETMIKTVKNFRS; this comes from the coding sequence GTGGGCGTAGCCGACTCGCCGTTCATCAAGGCGTGCTATGGCCGCAATGACGGCGCAATTCCGGTGTGGATCATGCGCCAGGCGGGCCGCTATTTGCCCGAATATCGGCAGGTGCGCAGCAAGGTGTCGTTCCAGGAATTGTGTCGCTCGCCGCGACTGATAGCCGAGGTAGTGCGCCAGCCGGTCGAACGCTTCGGGCTCGATGCTGCGATACTCTTCTCCGACATCCTGACGATGCTCGAACCGATGGGCGCCAAGGTGAGTTTCCCCGACGGCGGCCCGGTGATCGGGCAGCCGATCTCGATGCCGGAAGATGTCGAGCGGTTGCACGCGTGCGATGTGCGGCGGGATTTGGCGTTTGTGCTGGCGGGGATCGACGAAATCAAGCAGCGTCTGCCGCAGACGCCGTTGATCGGTTTTGCCGGCTCGCCGTTTACGCTCTTCTGTTATCTCGTCGAGGGGAAGGGCTCGAAGACTTTCGACAAGGCCAAGATTTTCTTGCAGCGTTATCCTGAGGCGGCGAAGCGACTGATTGACTTGCTTACCGAGTCGGTGGCGAATTACCTCAATGAACAGGTGAGCGCCGGTGCCGACGCCGTGCAGTTGTTCGACAGTTGGGGCGGGATTCTCGCGCACGACGATTATCGCCGCTGGTCGGCGGCGCCGGCAGAACGGATTTTCGCGACGCTGAGATCGCGTCAGGTGCCGCGGATCTTCTTCGTCAACAACGTCGCGCCGTATCTCGATCTGGTTCGGGAAATCAACTGCGAGGTGATTGGCGTGGACTACCGGATCGACCTGGCGACCGCGGCAACGGCGCTGGCCGGCAAATCGGTGCAGGGGAATCTCGATCCGACCGTGTTGTTTAGCGGCCCCGAGGTTGTCGCGGCGCGGACGCAGGATATTCTGCGGAGTTTGACGCGGCACGATAATCTCATCTTCAACCTCGGCCACGGAATCCTGCCGGAGACACCGCTGGCTTCGGTCGAGACGATGATCAAGACCGTCAAGAACTTCCGTTCATAG
- the hemH gene encoding ferrochelatase → MNDRLAVILLAMGGPATTAEIPEYLFNIFSDRNIIRLPGGTLLQKPFARMISRRRTPEVTHNYSRIGGGSPLLKWTEAQARLIEQELRRDFAQVQCYAGMRYSRPTIDSAIVAAVEAGFRKLVLLPLYPQFSKATTGSSFTVARESLRRYPEVAAIEIRDFHDAPGYTALLREYITNHIRPDETLLFSAHSLPQKFVDEGDPYVDQIRRTAELAAGGREHFVAFQSRTGPVKWVGPDTIDEVKRLLSERRGGLFIVPIAFVCDHIETLFEIDLQLPEIVGAEFGRRLRRMPMFNDDQRFGAVLAEIVRKAVSAHGQS, encoded by the coding sequence ATGAACGATCGTCTCGCCGTCATCTTGCTTGCGATGGGCGGACCCGCCACGACGGCGGAGATCCCCGAGTACCTGTTCAACATTTTCTCCGATCGTAACATCATTCGCTTGCCGGGGGGCACACTTCTGCAGAAGCCGTTTGCGCGGATGATCTCCCGGCGCCGCACGCCGGAGGTGACGCACAATTACAGTCGCATCGGCGGCGGCTCGCCACTGCTGAAGTGGACCGAAGCGCAGGCGCGGCTGATCGAACAGGAATTGCGCCGTGATTTCGCGCAGGTGCAGTGCTACGCGGGGATGCGCTATTCGCGGCCGACGATCGACTCGGCGATTGTCGCGGCGGTGGAGGCAGGTTTCCGCAAGCTCGTGTTGCTGCCGCTTTATCCGCAATTCAGCAAAGCCACGACGGGTTCGTCGTTTACGGTGGCGCGGGAGAGTTTGCGGCGGTATCCCGAGGTTGCGGCAATCGAGATTCGTGATTTTCACGACGCCCCGGGCTATACTGCGCTGCTGCGCGAATACATCACGAACCATATCCGTCCCGACGAAACGCTGCTCTTTTCGGCGCACTCGCTGCCGCAAAAATTCGTCGACGAGGGCGACCCCTATGTCGACCAGATTCGCCGCACGGCCGAACTTGCTGCCGGCGGACGGGAGCATTTCGTCGCGTTTCAGAGCCGCACCGGTCCGGTGAAGTGGGTTGGGCCTGACACGATCGATGAAGTGAAGCGGCTATTGAGTGAGCGGCGCGGCGGGCTGTTCATCGTGCCGATTGCGTTTGTCTGCGATCATATCGAGACGCTGTTTGAGATCGACTTGCAGCTCCCCGAAATCGTCGGCGCCGAGTTCGGGCGCCGCCTGCGCCGCATGCCGATGTTTAACGACGATCAGCGGTTCGGTGCGGTGCTGGCGGAGATTGTGCGGAAGGCAGTGAGTGCTCATGGCCAAAGTTGA